The genomic segment TCGTCGGCAGCGATAAGCGTGCCGGCGGTCTTGGCGCGGATCTCCTCGACGCTGACCCCAGGGGCCCGCTCCTTAAGCACAAAGGCGCCGTCTTCTATCTCGAAATACCCCAAGTCGGTCAGCACCTTCTTGATGCAACCGGCCCCGGTCAGGGGCAGCTCGCACTGGGGCAGCAGCTTGGAGTTACCGTATTTGTCGGCGTGCATCATGGTGACGATGATGTTGTCGGCACCGGCCACCAGGTCCATGGCGCCGCCCATGCCCTTGACCAGCTTGCCGGGTATCATCCAACTGGCGATATTGCCGCTGACATCCACCTCGAAGGCCCCCAGCACGGTCAAGTCCACATGGCCGCCCCTTATCATGGCAAAGGACTCGGCGGAGTTGAAAAAGCTGGCGCCGGGCACCGTGGTCACCGTCTGTTTGCCGGCATTGATAAGGTCGGCGTCCACGTCGGCCTCAAGGGGGAAGCTGCCCATGCCCAACAGGCCATTTTCCGATTGCAGCATCACTTCGATGCCGTCGGGAATGTAGTTGGCCACCAGGGTGGGAATGCCGATACCCAGGTTGACGTAGTAGCCGTCCTTGAGTTCCTTGGCGACCCGGGCCGCCATCTGTTCGCGGGAAAGTGCCATGGCTTAACTCCTCAC from the Gallaecimonas xiamenensis 3-C-1 genome contains:
- a CDS encoding CoA transferase subunit B, producing the protein MALSREQMAARVAKELKDGYYVNLGIGIPTLVANYIPDGIEVMLQSENGLLGMGSFPLEADVDADLINAGKQTVTTVPGASFFNSAESFAMIRGGHVDLTVLGAFEVDVSGNIASWMIPGKLVKGMGGAMDLVAGADNIIVTMMHADKYGNSKLLPQCELPLTGAGCIKKVLTDLGYFEIEDGAFVLKERAPGVSVEEIRAKTAGTLIAAD